In the Opitutaceae bacterium genome, one interval contains:
- the hemA gene encoding glutamyl-tRNA reductase yields the protein MSNRSQLVLVGVSHRTASVDQRERIAIDPQELERFYDGLLAIPGVHESFALSTCNRLEIYARIDHVEATGNIGRYICEFNRIEPGAFETMRMNSSDLEAAIHLFEVAAGIDSQIIGETEILGQVKNAYSIATRKGAAGPVLNRLVQKSFQAAKWIRTHTAIGEGQINVATVSVDLAIKIFGRLGQTRILVVGTGEIGEKTAKALQSRGAADLTVTSRRLETAEDLARRVGGRAVSLEVLDKGLADFDIVISSTSAPMAILTRDKVDRSMAKRIHRPLFLIDLAVPRDIEPACGELNNVYLYNVDDLAAIAEENLSQRRAEVGRCRPILAERAERAWGAIATRIQPKVGSSNGVKPTPGA from the coding sequence ATGAGCAATCGGAGCCAGTTAGTCCTGGTCGGGGTCAGTCATCGGACCGCATCGGTCGACCAGCGGGAACGAATCGCCATCGATCCCCAGGAACTCGAAAGATTCTATGATGGCCTTCTCGCCATCCCGGGCGTGCACGAGTCGTTCGCCCTGAGCACCTGCAACCGGCTCGAGATTTACGCCCGGATCGACCACGTTGAGGCCACCGGAAACATTGGCCGCTACATCTGCGAGTTCAACCGGATCGAACCCGGAGCCTTCGAGACCATGCGGATGAATTCCAGCGATCTGGAGGCCGCCATCCACCTCTTCGAAGTGGCCGCAGGAATCGACTCCCAGATCATCGGCGAGACCGAAATTCTCGGTCAGGTCAAGAATGCCTATTCCATCGCGACACGGAAAGGTGCCGCCGGCCCCGTCCTCAACCGCCTCGTTCAGAAGAGCTTCCAGGCGGCAAAGTGGATCCGCACCCACACCGCGATCGGCGAAGGTCAGATCAATGTCGCCACCGTTTCGGTCGATCTCGCGATCAAGATCTTCGGCCGTCTCGGCCAGACCCGGATACTCGTGGTCGGAACCGGAGAGATCGGCGAGAAGACCGCCAAAGCCCTCCAGAGCCGCGGGGCGGCCGACCTGACCGTGACCAGCCGTCGGCTGGAAACCGCCGAAGACCTGGCCAGGCGGGTTGGCGGACGCGCCGTCTCCCTCGAGGTTCTCGACAAGGGCCTGGCGGATTTCGACATCGTGATTTCTTCGACCTCGGCCCCGATGGCCATCCTGACCCGGGACAAGGTGGACCGGTCCATGGCAAAGCGAATCCATCGACCGCTCTTCCTCATCGACCTCGCCGTTCCGCGCGACATCGAGCCCGCCTGCGGGGAACTCAACAACGTCTACCTCTACAACGTCGACGACCTGGCCGCGATCGCCGAAGAGAATCTCTCCCAGAGGCGGGCCGAGGTCGGCCGCTGCCGGCCGATCCTGGCCGAACGCGCCGAGCGGGCCTGGGGGGCCATCGCGACCCGCATTCAGCCCAAGGTCGGGTCGTCCAACGGAGTCAAACCGACGCCAGGCGCCTGA